The following coding sequences are from one Bradyrhizobium sp. 200 window:
- a CDS encoding glycerophosphodiester phosphodiesterase family protein: protein MNKKLKYSAAAIVVFAAAIYINNTNHLAAHREGKPVLLAHRGIAQRFDERDLKNDTCTAARMLPPAHQYLENTIDSMRAGFAAGADIVELDVHPTTDGEFAVFHDWTLDCRTDGQGVTREHSMAYLKKLDIGHGYTADGGKTFPFRGKGIGLMPTLAEVLEAFPQQRLLINVKSRDPSEGEKLAAVLNKLPAERRAQIMVYGGDEPVEIVRQRASDIRTISRGAIKRCLLGYIGYGWSGVVPKACHNAMVVLPINAAPWMWGWPDRFLSRMRGANSEVFVLGPYRGGEFSTGIDTPEQFSRLPQNYSGGIWTNEIEAIAPLAHK from the coding sequence TTGAACAAGAAACTCAAATATTCCGCAGCGGCGATCGTTGTCTTCGCGGCAGCCATCTACATCAACAACACCAATCATCTCGCTGCCCATCGGGAGGGCAAGCCCGTCCTTCTCGCGCATCGCGGCATTGCCCAGCGCTTCGACGAGCGAGATCTGAAGAACGACACCTGCACTGCGGCGCGAATGCTGCCGCCAGCCCACCAGTATCTGGAGAATACGATCGATTCGATGCGGGCCGGTTTTGCCGCCGGCGCCGATATCGTCGAGCTCGACGTTCATCCCACCACCGACGGCGAGTTCGCGGTGTTTCACGACTGGACGCTGGATTGCCGCACCGACGGCCAGGGCGTCACGCGCGAACACTCCATGGCCTATTTGAAGAAGCTCGACATCGGACATGGCTATACTGCTGACGGCGGCAAGACCTTTCCGTTTCGCGGCAAGGGCATCGGCCTGATGCCGACGCTCGCCGAAGTGCTGGAAGCTTTCCCGCAGCAGCGGCTATTGATCAACGTAAAGAGCCGCGACCCGTCCGAAGGAGAGAAGCTGGCGGCCGTGCTGAACAAGCTTCCCGCCGAACGCCGAGCGCAGATCATGGTCTATGGCGGCGACGAGCCGGTCGAGATTGTGCGTCAGCGCGCGAGCGATATCAGGACGATCTCGCGTGGCGCGATCAAGCGCTGCCTCCTCGGCTACATCGGCTACGGCTGGAGCGGCGTGGTGCCGAAAGCCTGCCACAACGCGATGGTGGTGCTGCCGATCAACGCCGCCCCGTGGATGTGGGGCTGGCCCGATCGCTTCCTCAGCCGCATGCGAGGCGCCAACAGCGAGGTCTTCGTGCTCGGCCCCTATCGCGGCGGCGAGTTCTCGACCGGAATAGATACGCCCGAGCAGTTTTCACGGCTGCCGCAAAACTATTCCGGCGGCATCTGGACCAACGAGATCGAGGCCATCGCCCCGCTCGCCCACAAATAG
- a CDS encoding ABC-F family ATP-binding cassette domain-containing protein, producing MIRLDNVSKQVGHQILFIEASAALQKGEKIGLVGPNGAGKTTLFRMISGQELPDEGQVSLDRGITIGYFSQDVGEMSGRSAVAEVMDGAGPVSVVAAELKALETAMADPDQADEMEDIIARYGEVQHRFEELDGYALDGRAREALSGLGFSQEMMEGDVGALSGGWKMRVALARILLMRPDVMLLDEPSNHLDLESLIWLEQFLKGYEGALLMTSHDREFINRIINKVVEIDGGTLSTYSGNYEFYEQQRALNEKQQQAQFERQQAMLAKEIKFIERFKARASHAAQVQSRVKKLDKIERVEPPKRRQTVAFEFLPAPRSGEDVVSLKNVHKGYGSRSIYQGLDFMIRRRERWCVMGINGAGKSTLLKLVAGSTEPDEGTVAVGGSVKMGYFAQHAMDLLDGERTVFQSLEDSFPQAGQGSLRALAGCFGFSGDDVEKRCRVLSGGEKARLVMAKMLYDPPNFLVLDEPTNHLDLATKEMLINALSEFEGTMLFVSHDRHFLAALSNRVLELTPEGIHQFGGGYTEYVARTGHEAPGLRS from the coding sequence ATGATCCGTCTCGATAACGTCAGCAAGCAAGTCGGCCACCAGATCCTCTTCATCGAAGCCTCCGCGGCCCTCCAGAAGGGCGAAAAGATCGGTTTGGTCGGCCCCAACGGGGCCGGCAAGACCACGCTTTTCCGGATGATCTCGGGGCAGGAGCTACCCGACGAGGGCCAGGTCTCGCTCGATCGTGGCATTACCATCGGCTATTTCAGCCAGGACGTCGGCGAGATGTCAGGCCGCAGCGCCGTAGCCGAGGTCATGGACGGCGCCGGGCCGGTCAGCGTCGTGGCGGCCGAACTGAAGGCTCTCGAGACCGCCATGGCCGATCCGGACCAGGCCGACGAGATGGAAGACATCATCGCGCGCTACGGTGAGGTCCAGCACCGTTTTGAGGAACTCGACGGCTATGCCCTCGACGGCCGGGCACGTGAGGCGCTGTCGGGCCTCGGCTTCAGCCAGGAGATGATGGAAGGCGATGTCGGCGCGCTCTCGGGCGGCTGGAAGATGCGGGTGGCGCTGGCGCGCATTCTCCTGATGCGGCCCGATGTCATGCTGCTGGACGAACCGAGCAACCATCTCGACCTGGAAAGCCTGATCTGGCTGGAACAATTTCTGAAGGGATACGAGGGCGCGCTGCTGATGACGTCGCATGATCGCGAGTTCATCAACCGCATCATCAACAAGGTCGTCGAGATCGATGGCGGCACGCTCTCGACCTATTCCGGCAATTACGAATTCTACGAGCAGCAGCGCGCGCTGAACGAAAAGCAGCAGCAGGCCCAGTTCGAGCGCCAGCAGGCGATGCTGGCCAAGGAAATCAAGTTCATCGAGCGCTTCAAGGCGCGCGCCTCGCATGCGGCCCAGGTGCAGAGCCGGGTCAAGAAGCTCGACAAGATCGAGCGTGTCGAGCCGCCGAAGCGCCGCCAGACGGTCGCGTTCGAATTCCTGCCGGCGCCGCGCTCGGGAGAGGACGTCGTCAGCCTGAAGAACGTCCACAAGGGTTACGGCAGCCGTAGCATCTACCAGGGGCTGGACTTCATGATCCGCCGCAGGGAGCGGTGGTGCGTGATGGGCATCAACGGCGCCGGCAAGTCGACGCTGTTGAAGCTGGTGGCCGGCTCGACCGAGCCCGACGAGGGCACGGTCGCCGTCGGCGGCAGCGTCAAGATGGGCTACTTCGCCCAGCACGCCATGGACCTGCTCGATGGCGAGCGCACGGTGTTCCAGTCGCTGGAGGATTCCTTTCCGCAAGCGGGACAAGGTTCGCTCCGCGCGCTTGCAGGCTGCTTCGGATTCTCCGGCGACGATGTCGAGAAGAGGTGCCGCGTGCTCTCAGGCGGCGAGAAGGCGCGGCTGGTGATGGCCAAAATGCTTTACGACCCGCCGAATTTTTTGGTGCTGGACGAGCCGACCAACCATCTGGACCTCGCGACCAAGGAAATGTTGATCAATGCGCTCTCCGAGTTCGAGGGCACCATGCTGTTCGTCTCCCACGACCGGCATTTTCTGGCAGCGCTCTCCAACCGCGTACTGGAATTGACACCTGAAGGCATCCACCAATTCGGCGGCGGGTACACCGAATATGTGGCGCGCACCGGGCACGAGGCGCCGGGGTTGCGGAGCTAG
- a CDS encoding helix-turn-helix transcriptional regulator, giving the protein MSEEASQVVVVAIEISDLALADRLASLLGGVTGIRLATPGEAAAVALVSREAQAALEPADIELTPRERDVLVLMAEGASNKVIARQLGISVHTAKFHVGSLLDKLDATGRTDAVAHAARRGVIHL; this is encoded by the coding sequence GTGAGCGAGGAGGCTTCACAAGTCGTTGTCGTCGCCATCGAGATTTCGGATCTTGCGCTGGCGGACCGGCTTGCATCGCTGCTCGGCGGCGTTACCGGCATCCGCCTCGCGACACCGGGAGAGGCAGCCGCGGTCGCGCTGGTGTCGCGCGAGGCGCAAGCCGCGCTTGAGCCGGCTGATATCGAGCTTACGCCACGCGAACGCGACGTGCTCGTGCTGATGGCGGAAGGCGCATCGAACAAGGTTATTGCGAGACAGCTTGGAATATCCGTGCACACGGCCAAATTTCACGTCGGATCACTGCTCGACAAGCTCGATGCCACCGGCCGCACCGACGCCGTGGCCCACGCCGCGCGACGCGGCGTGATCCATCTGTAA
- a CDS encoding S1C family serine protease → MTDPSAAILSSFSSALAELVARTKPAIVSVHSHRLRASGFVWKPGLIVTADEALADEGDVSVRLADGTTRPASIAGRDHTTDIALLRFEDKNIAPVALSPVVPDLGSLSVVVAAEHGVPTAALGTVSLVGDRWRSLRGGEIDARIELGVRLRASHEGGLALTASGEAIGMAVQGMRRVLVIPSATIGRIAGRLETHGRIARGYLGVGLQPVKLDDGIGAMVMSVDKSGPSAAAGIRQGDVIVGWNDEKLSGVRSLLRALGPDSVGSVVDVELRRGGEPVRVKLTIGERADT, encoded by the coding sequence ATGACCGATCCGAGCGCAGCCATCCTTTCCTCGTTCTCCTCCGCCCTTGCCGAACTCGTCGCCCGAACAAAGCCCGCGATCGTCTCGGTGCATTCGCACCGCTTGCGGGCCTCGGGCTTCGTCTGGAAACCCGGCCTGATCGTGACGGCCGACGAAGCGCTGGCCGACGAGGGCGACGTCTCGGTCAGGCTTGCCGACGGAACGACGCGGCCGGCCAGCATCGCGGGACGCGATCACACCACCGACATCGCGCTGCTGCGATTCGAGGACAAGAATATTGCTCCTGTCGCGCTCTCGCCTGTCGTTCCGGATCTCGGCTCGCTGTCGGTCGTGGTCGCCGCCGAGCACGGCGTTCCCACCGCGGCGCTGGGTACCGTATCGCTGGTTGGCGACCGCTGGCGAAGCCTTCGCGGTGGGGAGATCGACGCCAGGATCGAGCTCGGCGTGCGGCTGCGAGCCAGCCACGAGGGGGGCCTCGCCCTGACTGCCTCCGGCGAAGCGATTGGCATGGCTGTCCAGGGGATGCGACGTGTTCTTGTCATTCCCAGCGCGACGATCGGCCGGATCGCGGGAAGGCTTGAAACCCATGGCCGGATCGCGCGGGGCTATCTCGGGGTTGGGCTGCAGCCCGTCAAGCTCGACGATGGCATCGGCGCGATGGTGATGAGTGTCGATAAGTCGGGCCCCTCGGCTGCCGCCGGGATCCGGCAAGGTGACGTTATCGTCGGCTGGAACGACGAGAAGCTCTCCGGCGTGCGTTCATTGTTACGAGCACTTGGGCCCGACAGCGTCGGCTCGGTCGTCGACGTCGAGCTTCGGCGCGGCGGCGAACCGGTGCGGGTCAAGCTCACGATCGGCGAAAGGGCGGACACGTGA
- a CDS encoding GrlR family regulatory protein, giving the protein MLNGLYKVEYGVNDAFGRSIMCMHNGKLLGGNSAFAHLGTYRESDGEIIGEVITQRHNDDPHYKPLMDTDVAAISVRGRLRGNRIRFEGSAAPRPGALFWADLTRLDDEALPPVGTVGQGGIINGLYSIQIRALDGVKAGLSGVMLLMDGRILGGDAFFYYLGSYSSADGRWKGEILNQEHTPAKGENPVFGGHEVGIGFSGTCNEAGAELEAIALAGKRSLRLAATLKMMRPA; this is encoded by the coding sequence TTGCTCAACGGGCTCTACAAGGTCGAGTATGGCGTGAACGACGCGTTCGGCCGCAGCATCATGTGCATGCACAATGGCAAGCTGCTGGGCGGCAATTCAGCCTTTGCCCATCTCGGAACCTATCGGGAGAGCGACGGGGAGATTATCGGGGAGGTCATTACCCAGCGTCACAATGACGATCCCCATTACAAGCCGCTGATGGATACGGACGTTGCCGCCATCAGCGTGCGGGGCAGGCTGCGGGGCAACAGGATTCGCTTCGAAGGCAGTGCCGCGCCGCGGCCCGGCGCCCTGTTCTGGGCCGACCTGACGCGGCTCGACGACGAGGCGTTGCCGCCGGTCGGCACCGTAGGGCAGGGCGGGATTATCAACGGGCTCTATTCCATCCAGATTCGCGCGCTCGACGGAGTCAAAGCCGGCCTGTCGGGCGTCATGCTGCTGATGGACGGCCGCATCCTCGGCGGCGACGCTTTTTTCTACTATCTTGGCTCCTACTCTTCGGCTGACGGTCGCTGGAAGGGCGAAATCCTCAATCAGGAGCACACGCCGGCAAAGGGCGAAAACCCGGTGTTCGGTGGCCACGAGGTCGGCATTGGTTTTTCTGGCACCTGCAACGAAGCGGGCGCTGAACTCGAAGCCATTGCGCTGGCGGGCAAGCGCAGCCTGCGGCTGGCCGCCACGCTGAAAATGATGCGGCCAGCGTAG
- a CDS encoding DMT family transporter: protein MQHFFLYLLALGGGISVTTQQVLNGNLRTALGSPAWAGLVSYAGGLITMIAAVIALRERVPSWKTVVDVPWYAWSGGVFGGAFILLAILLLPSLGAATLFALVIAGQVLAAITLDHFGAFGLTPHPIGAARLAGAALLIAGVVLIRD, encoded by the coding sequence ATGCAACATTTCTTCCTCTACCTCCTCGCGCTCGGCGGCGGGATCAGCGTAACCACCCAGCAAGTGCTCAATGGCAACCTGCGCACCGCTTTGGGATCACCGGCGTGGGCGGGGCTGGTCAGCTATGCCGGCGGCCTCATCACTATGATCGCCGCGGTCATCGCGCTTCGCGAACGGGTGCCGTCGTGGAAGACTGTCGTCGATGTGCCGTGGTACGCGTGGTCCGGCGGCGTGTTCGGCGGCGCCTTTATCCTGCTGGCGATCCTGTTGTTGCCCTCGCTCGGCGCGGCCACGTTGTTCGCGCTTGTCATCGCCGGGCAGGTGCTCGCCGCCATCACGCTCGATCATTTCGGCGCGTTCGGCTTGACGCCGCATCCGATCGGCGCCGCGCGGCTGGCGGGCGCCGCGCTGCTGATCGCAGGCGTCGTCCTGATCAGGGACTGA
- a CDS encoding tetratricopeptide repeat protein, whose translation MKRALQGLLIVVVAVALAQGPAHTQSADLVLCDRVAADPADPDKPADAKGVADIAASDIATAIKFCKNAANSSRRAMYQLGRAYAANRQTAEAMAAWRKAADKGSTSAMVELGVLYGTGAGVARDEAQARKLFERAAQAGNPRGISNLAALGGGGASSDPARARELLSKAAETNAEAQYQLGMMLADGNGGARDDTAARALFEKAAAQNHPGALERMGAFAQEGRGGPKDSEAAKAYYQRAAALGDEDAKKALERLRCPYTIKDKRGNVVTNLCF comes from the coding sequence ATGAAGAGGGCGCTCCAAGGCCTGCTGATCGTTGTCGTGGCTGTGGCCCTGGCGCAGGGTCCGGCCCATACGCAGTCGGCCGATCTCGTGCTGTGCGACCGCGTCGCCGCCGATCCCGCCGACCCCGACAAGCCGGCCGACGCAAAGGGCGTGGCAGATATCGCGGCCTCTGACATCGCCACTGCCATCAAGTTCTGCAAGAACGCCGCGAATTCGTCGCGCCGGGCAATGTACCAGCTCGGGCGCGCCTACGCTGCCAACCGGCAGACGGCGGAAGCGATGGCGGCATGGCGCAAGGCGGCCGACAAGGGCTCGACCTCGGCCATGGTCGAACTCGGCGTGCTCTACGGAACAGGCGCGGGCGTCGCTCGCGACGAGGCGCAGGCGCGCAAACTGTTCGAGCGCGCGGCCCAGGCCGGCAATCCGCGCGGTATCAGCAATCTCGCTGCGCTCGGCGGCGGTGGTGCGTCATCCGATCCGGCGCGTGCGCGCGAACTGCTGTCGAAGGCCGCCGAGACCAATGCCGAGGCGCAGTATCAACTCGGCATGATGCTGGCCGATGGCAATGGCGGGGCCAGGGACGACACTGCGGCCCGTGCACTGTTCGAGAAGGCGGCGGCGCAAAATCATCCCGGCGCGCTGGAGCGGATGGGCGCGTTCGCGCAGGAGGGACGCGGCGGACCAAAGGATTCCGAGGCCGCCAAAGCCTACTATCAGCGTGCCGCCGCACTTGGCGATGAGGACGCGAAGAAGGCGCTCGAGCGGCTGCGCTGTCCCTACACGATCAAGGACAAGCGCGGCAACGTGGTGACGAATCTGTGCTTCTGA
- a CDS encoding substrate-binding domain-containing protein — MSDTVRVLSTLALKGAVHSLAGHFEAARGARIDADFAPTLALLARLRAGEAADVVILTREGLDEIAQEGRVVTENCVDLARSWVGIAVKAGAAHPDIATEAALRTALLGARSVAYSRLGASGILFAKLIERLGIAAEINARAVIIPQGFTAERLVSGEADLAVQQISELKQIGGIEVVGPIPYALQTPAVFSAGRIATTNKPAEADRLLRFLASPEAAPALRESGLEP; from the coding sequence ATGAGCGATACCGTGCGCGTGCTCTCGACGCTGGCGTTGAAGGGGGCGGTCCATAGCCTGGCCGGACATTTCGAGGCGGCCCGAGGCGCGCGCATCGATGCCGATTTCGCTCCGACCCTGGCGCTGCTGGCGCGGTTGCGTGCGGGCGAGGCCGCTGACGTTGTGATCCTGACCCGCGAGGGGTTGGACGAGATCGCGCAGGAGGGACGGGTGGTCACTGAGAATTGCGTGGACCTCGCGCGCTCCTGGGTCGGCATCGCGGTGAAGGCGGGAGCGGCCCATCCCGATATCGCGACCGAGGCTGCGCTGCGCACGGCGTTGCTCGGCGCGCGTTCGGTGGCCTATTCGCGTCTCGGCGCCAGCGGCATTCTGTTCGCAAAGCTGATCGAGCGGCTCGGCATTGCCGCTGAAATCAATGCGAGGGCAGTCATCATCCCGCAGGGTTTTACCGCCGAGCGGCTCGTCAGCGGCGAAGCCGATCTTGCGGTCCAGCAGATCAGCGAGTTGAAGCAGATCGGCGGCATCGAGGTAGTTGGGCCCATTCCATACGCGTTGCAAACGCCCGCGGTGTTTTCCGCGGGACGAATAGCGACGACGAACAAGCCGGCCGAAGCGGATCGGCTGTTGCGATTTCTCGCGTCGCCCGAGGCCGCGCCGGCATTGCGCGAGAGCGGACTGGAGCCTTGA
- a CDS encoding glutamine synthetase beta-grasp domain-containing protein, protein MTKYKLEYIWLDGYTPTPSLRGKTQIKEFDKFPTLEQLPLWGFDGSSTMQAEGHSSDCVLKPVAVYPDAARENGALVMCEVMMPDGKTPHPSNKRATILDDEGAWFGFEQEYFFYKDGRPLGFPTDGYPAPQGPYYTGVGYKNVGDVARKIVEEHLNLCLAAGINHEGINAEVAKGQWEFQIFGKGSKKAADEMWMARYLMLRLTESYGIDIEFHCKPLGDTDWNGSGMHANFSTKFMREVGGKEYFEKLMAAFDKNLMDHIAVYGPDNDKRLTGKHETAPWNKFSYGIADRGASIRVPHSFVNNGYKGYLEDRRPNSQGDPYQIASQILKTIAEVPTGAKAAAA, encoded by the coding sequence ATGACCAAGTACAAGCTCGAGTATATTTGGCTCGACGGCTATACGCCGACGCCGAGTTTGCGCGGCAAAACGCAGATCAAGGAATTCGATAAGTTCCCGACGCTGGAACAGCTTCCGCTCTGGGGCTTCGACGGTTCGTCCACCATGCAGGCCGAAGGCCACAGCTCCGACTGCGTGCTGAAGCCGGTCGCCGTCTATCCGGATGCCGCGCGGGAAAACGGCGCGCTGGTGATGTGCGAAGTCATGATGCCCGATGGCAAGACCCCGCACCCCTCGAACAAGCGCGCGACCATCCTTGACGATGAAGGCGCCTGGTTCGGCTTCGAGCAGGAATATTTCTTCTACAAGGACGGCCGTCCGCTCGGCTTCCCTACGGACGGTTATCCGGCTCCGCAGGGCCCGTACTACACCGGCGTGGGCTACAAGAACGTCGGCGACGTCGCCCGCAAGATCGTGGAAGAGCACCTCAATCTCTGCCTCGCTGCCGGCATCAACCACGAAGGCATCAACGCCGAAGTGGCGAAGGGCCAGTGGGAATTCCAGATCTTCGGCAAGGGCTCCAAGAAGGCCGCTGACGAAATGTGGATGGCCCGCTACCTGATGCTGCGCCTCACCGAGAGCTACGGCATCGATATCGAATTCCACTGCAAGCCGCTCGGCGACACCGACTGGAACGGCTCCGGCATGCACGCCAACTTCTCGACCAAGTTCATGCGCGAAGTCGGCGGCAAGGAGTACTTCGAGAAGCTGATGGCGGCATTTGACAAGAATCTGATGGACCACATTGCCGTCTACGGGCCGGACAACGACAAGCGCCTGACCGGCAAGCACGAGACCGCGCCCTGGAACAAGTTCAGCTACGGCATTGCCGATCGTGGCGCGTCGATCCGCGTCCCGCACTCCTTCGTCAACAACGGATACAAGGGCTATCTGGAAGACCGCCGCCCGAACTCGCAGGGCGACCCATACCAGATCGCGTCCCAGATCCTGAAGACCATCGCGGAAGTCCCGACCGGCGCCAAGGCGGCCGCGGCCTAA
- a CDS encoding DUF2735 domain-containing protein produces MMNTGLSEGSAKIYQFPTGGRAALGGRRYGETKTAEIAQPVNLADCSGSWYHAAAIQDANNERDH; encoded by the coding sequence ATGATGAATACGGGTTTGAGTGAGGGGTCTGCCAAGATCTACCAATTCCCAACCGGGGGCCGCGCGGCTCTCGGCGGACGTCGCTATGGCGAGACCAAGACGGCCGAGATTGCCCAGCCGGTCAACCTCGCGGACTGCAGCGGTAGCTGGTACCACGCCGCGGCCATTCAGGACGCCAACAACGAGCGTGACCACTGA
- a CDS encoding MliC family protein has translation MNCRWNTIFGAGLCAAAIATAPSAALAQSTFRNYRCADGAQFIVGFFQYDKRAHLQLDGKALTLPKRVALSGSRYQAKGVTLRITRAGVTTLKHARRPVTTCEQT, from the coding sequence ATGAATTGTCGCTGGAATACGATTTTTGGTGCTGGGCTATGCGCCGCGGCGATTGCAACCGCACCGTCGGCCGCGCTCGCGCAGTCGACTTTCCGGAATTATCGCTGCGCCGACGGCGCGCAATTCATCGTCGGGTTTTTCCAGTACGACAAGCGCGCCCACCTGCAGCTCGACGGCAAGGCGCTGACGCTGCCCAAGCGGGTGGCGCTGTCGGGATCGCGTTATCAGGCGAAGGGCGTGACCCTGAGGATCACCAGGGCCGGGGTCACGACGCTCAAGCACGCCAGGCGGCCGGTCACCACGTGCGAGCAGACATGA